A region of Moorena producens PAL-8-15-08-1 DNA encodes the following proteins:
- a CDS encoding cytochrome P450, whose product MFQEIAAQITFSPSLPYLATALGVTSIGGLLGWRWWQRKNTYKSLESLPCPPKHWLLGNLPQVLAAVKQKKFFQLWFDWSKQLGPIYVFWMNPPLLVLGQPKVIENTIVNGMRDGSLVRYERIRKVSNEFGGAPVLVGQNGSEWQWRRQAWNPEFSSRGLSKYFNIINLACEQVIARLQQDAPQTEVKVDFLFVELTMKVISSLVLGIPVDGKSSSSEGPPLDILKAHEAISILGYRTLRLITGEKRWMKYLPTKASRDYWRARRYLEGLIGPRVDLALKMRAQNPTNWGQVSPMFQESMLVKIAAKEQKYTRKTLIAEAILLLIAGTDTTAHTLSFAVGELALNPRVFQKAQAVVDQSWQSPGGLKGGINTESLKKLSYIGGIIKETLRLYSVASGSTSLEAQRDTVIEGNLIPRGTIIRFSMLAAGRDPEVYANPEEFLPERWLDQGKGSSPLPMINFSSGFHRCLGEHLAMLEATVILAMLLRYFDWELVNGRSSLEQLEQNLLMYPSDGMPVRFKARDLQCIEETY is encoded by the coding sequence ATGTTCCAAGAGATTGCGGCTCAAATTACTTTTTCTCCCTCCTTGCCCTATTTAGCCACAGCCTTAGGGGTGACTAGCATCGGGGGACTACTGGGCTGGCGCTGGTGGCAACGAAAAAATACTTACAAATCCCTAGAGTCACTCCCCTGTCCTCCCAAACACTGGCTATTGGGAAATCTTCCTCAAGTATTAGCAGCAGTCAAACAGAAGAAATTCTTCCAATTATGGTTTGATTGGAGCAAGCAGCTCGGCCCGATTTATGTTTTCTGGATGAACCCTCCACTTCTGGTTTTGGGTCAGCCAAAGGTGATTGAAAACACTATTGTGAATGGGATGAGAGATGGAAGCTTGGTTAGGTATGAGCGAATCCGCAAAGTTTCGAACGAATTTGGTGGTGCTCCCGTTCTTGTCGGCCAAAACGGGAGTGAGTGGCAGTGGCGACGCCAGGCTTGGAATCCTGAATTCAGTTCTAGAGGTCTGTCCAAATACTTTAACATTATTAACCTTGCCTGCGAACAAGTAATTGCCAGACTTCAGCAAGATGCACCGCAAACAGAGGTAAAGGTCGATTTCCTGTTTGTGGAACTAACCATGAAGGTGATTTCGAGTTTAGTGCTCGGAATTCCTGTGGATGGAAAATCGTCTAGTTCTGAAGGACCACCCCTCGATATTCTAAAGGCTCACGAGGCGATTTCTATTTTGGGCTATCGGACCCTACGGTTAATTACTGGGGAGAAGAGATGGATGAAATATTTGCCCACTAAGGCTTCACGAGATTACTGGAGAGCAAGGCGATATTTAGAGGGTTTGATTGGTCCGCGAGTGGACTTAGCCTTGAAGATGAGAGCACAAAACCCGACTAATTGGGGCCAGGTAAGTCCAATGTTCCAGGAATCGATGTTGGTTAAAATAGCGGCTAAGGAACAAAAATACACTCGGAAAACACTGATCGCAGAAGCTATTTTACTCTTGATTGCTGGTACTGATACCACAGCTCATACTTTATCTTTTGCAGTAGGAGAGTTAGCCTTAAATCCAAGGGTTTTTCAGAAAGCACAGGCTGTAGTTGACCAGAGTTGGCAAAGTCCAGGTGGCCTTAAGGGTGGGATTAATACAGAAAGTCTGAAGAAATTGAGTTACATCGGTGGGATTATTAAAGAGACTTTGCGCCTTTATTCAGTCGCCTCAGGTTCGACTTCCTTGGAGGCTCAACGTGACACCGTGATTGAGGGCAACCTGATTCCTCGTGGCACGATCATCCGGTTTTCAATGCTTGCTGCTGGGCGAGACCCAGAGGTCTATGCCAACCCCGAGGAATTTTTGCCAGAGCGTTGGTTAGACCAGGGCAAGGGCAGCAGCCCACTTCCCATGATAAATTTTAGCTCAGGTTTTCATCGTTGCTTGGGAGAGCATCTGGCAATGCTGGAAGCAACGGTAATACTAGCAATGCTGCTCCGTTATTTCGACTGGGAGTTGGTCAATGGTCGTTCATCCCTCGAACAGTTAGAACAGAACCTTTTGATGTATCCGTCTGATGGGATGCCAGTGCGTTTTAAGGCTAGAGACTTGCAGTGTATTGAGGAAACTTACTAG